A section of the Babylonia areolata isolate BAREFJ2019XMU chromosome 31, ASM4173473v1, whole genome shotgun sequence genome encodes:
- the LOC143275879 gene encoding small ribosomal subunit protein mS40-like, with amino-acid sequence MAASRATWLSANILSKFLGRSQVGFRGFTTTVVHRQCSAAGDGEEEENLSKPQRLVVDPDTSIRYMESQAYSEAYGDKPVWFYYRRNFKGQHAPETRKTCIRKGEIATGSPCPVCRDEYLVLDYKNIKLLEQFISPYTGDVLETKKTGICQKQHRKLLVEVMKAKDLGYLEKNIPFRVYDYSQYWDEASGKVL; translated from the exons ATGGCAGCCTCGAGGGCAACTTGGCTATCTGCAAACATTCTTTCCAAGTTTTTG GGACGGAGTCAGGTTGGATTCAGAGGGTTTACAACGACTGTAGTGCACCGACAGTGTTCTGCAGCAGgtgatggggaagaggaggaaaatcTGTCAAAGCCACAACGTTTGGTGGTAGATCCGGACACAAGTATCCGTTATATGGAAAGCCAAG CTTACTCTGAGGCCTATGGGGACAAGCCAGTATGGTTCTACTACAGGCGTAATTTCAAAGGACAGCATGCTCCTGAGACAAGGAAAACCTGCATT cgcAAAGGTGAAATTGCTACGGGCAGTCCATGTCCTGTGTGTCGAGACGAATACCTCGTCTTGGACTACAAG aaCATCAAGCTGCTGGAGCAGTTCATCTCGCCTTACACAGGGGATGTTCTGGAGACGAAGAAGACAGGCATCTGTCAGAAACAGCACCGCAAGTTGCTGGTGGAGGTTATGAAGGCCAAGGACCTTG GTTACCTGGAGAAAAACATTCCCTTCCGAGTGTACGACTACAGCCAGTACTGGGACGAAGCCAGCGGGAAAGTGTTGTAG